A genomic region of Haliotis asinina isolate JCU_RB_2024 chromosome 1, JCU_Hal_asi_v2, whole genome shotgun sequence contains the following coding sequences:
- the LOC137295583 gene encoding serine/threonine-protein kinase 36-like, with protein MSTEDDYIKLEKLGEGAFGEVFKGRKKYTSEISAMKYMSKFRKTKKELDGLRNEITIMQGLTHPHIIQLLDSFETKDDIVVVIELATGELFSVLIDEGGFAEDKVRDISCQMSSALYYLHAHRVLHRDLKPENVLIGKGGVIKLCDFGFARAMGRDSYYAKTIKGTPLYMAPELMDETSYTEKVDLWALGCIMYELFVGRPPFCSMSPYVLHKMIVEEPVTWPNDFPSELKDLLQELLIKNPRERSSWPDILKHSWFRGGIKVSEEDLALDSPYTKPEIAAQKQKEYNEKVLALGCGRGLTSDVTDGIRLDTVVLYDIEEEPEM; from the exons ATGTCCACAGAAGACGATTACATTAAGCTTGAGAAGTTAGGGGAGGGGGCCTTCGGGGAGGTTTTCAAGGGAAGGAAAAAATACACATCTGAG ATATCAGCTATGAAATACATGTCGAAATTCCGCAAGACAAAGAAGGAGCTTGATGGCCTGAGGAATGAGATCACCATCATGCAGGGACTCACACATCCACACATCATACAGCTCCTTGACAGCTTCGAGACCAAGGACGAT ATAGTGGTTGTGATCGAACTGGCTACAGGGGAGCTGTTCAGTGTGCTCATCGATGAAGGagggtttgctgaagacaag GTTCGAGACATCTCATGTCAGATGTCATCAGCCCTGTACTACCTCCATGCTCACCGAGTCCTGCACCGCGACTTGAAGCCAGAGAATGTCCTCATTGGTAAAGGCGGGGTCATCAAGCTGTGCGACTTCGGCTTTGCCAGGGCCATGGGGAGGGATTCCTACTATGCAAAGACAATCAAG GGAACCCCTCTGTACATGGCCCCCGAGTTGATGGACGAGACATCATATACAGAGAAGGTAGATTTGTG GGCTCTCGGGTGCATCATGTATGAGCTGTTTGTGGGGAGGCCACCATTCTGTTCCATGAGTCCCTATGTCCTGCACAAGATGATCGTGGAAGAGCCTGTTACTTGGCCTAATGACTTTCCCAGTGAGCTGAAAGACCTTCTGCAAGAGCTGCTCATCAAGAACCCCCGGGAGAGGTCCTCGTGGCCGGACATCCTCAAACACAGCTGGTTCAGAGGAGGCATCAAAG TGTCGGAAGAGGACTTAGCGCTTGATAGCCCCTACACCAAACCTGAGATTGCCGCCCAGAAACAGAAAGAATACAACGAAAAG GTTCTAGCTCTAGGATGTGGTCGTGGCTTGACATCAGATGTGACAGATGGCATCCGATTGGACACAGTTGTGTTGTATGACATTGAGGAAGAACCCGAGATGTAG
- the LOC137281671 gene encoding protein unc-93 homolog A-like, translated as MNEDGILLSKNTNHDLATQEAPPGGESFWSSWRETLVVSASFMSAYTAYLALQSLQSSLNQEQGLGVVSLACLYGTVILSGILTPSFIKLVGPKWSLVGAWACHCVYTACNFYPTWPTLIPASVVLGASAGPMWTSQGLYITASGTRLSKISGEKLHAVLSKLNGVFFMCYECTQVTGNLISSLVLKQGSLVQSDNVTQICGADDCPTSGNITTDLAEPEPHIVYTLLGIFLACDVIALVLTLFFLPQFKKTPSAEDSTEQSLGIGRTLLSWFTALSDPKLLLLVIFFLSAAMSQGILFADYTKAFISCSLGVSMVGYVMACHGVVTAVVAIVTSQAAKYTGRYVLFGASIVCNAAMLLTLVLWKPRSDFIGPIFIIPSLWGIAIGIFHTQFNTLVGMMFPEKQEAAFANFHTWNAIGFTITFAYGGALCVRAKLYVCLALFALGSLGYFLAEIIFLRQTREARKENSRRRVEICSDFFRYVTTQCLYVLNISPGTYTGLRKLPAGCGVFVVSG; from the exons ATGAATGAAGACGGGATTCTGCTCTCCAAAAACACAAATCATGACCTAGCAACACAAGAAGCGCCACCTGGAGGCGAGAGCTTCTGGTCGTCATGGCGGGAAACGCTGGTGGTGTCGGCATCGTTCATGTCGGCGTACACCGCCTACTTAGCTCTACAGAGTCTGCAGAGCAGTCTAAACCAGGAACAAGGACTCGGGGTAGTGTCACTTGCATGTCTGTACGGAACTGTCATCTTGTCCGGCATCTTGACCCCGTCTTTTATAAAGCTTGTGGGACCCAAGTGGAGCCTGGTGGGAGCTTGGGCGTGTCACTGTGTGTACACAGCCTGCAATTTCTACCCCACGTGGCCCACCCTCATCCCCGCGTCAGTCGTACTCGGGGCCTCCGCCGGACCTATGTGGACGTCCCAGGGATTATACATCACCGCGAGCGGGACCCGCCTGTCTAAGATTTCAGGAGAGAAACTTCATGCTGTTTTATCCAAACTGAACGGCGTGTTCTTTATGTGTTACGAATGTACGCAGGTGACGGGCAACCTCATCTCATCCCTCGTGCTCAAACAAGGTTCTCTCGTTCAGTCCGATAACGTGACCCAGATTTGTGGAGCAGACGACTGCCCCACTTCCGGTAACATCACCACGGACCTTGCTGAACCGGAACCGCACATAGTGTACACTCTCCTCGGGATTTTTTTGGCGTGCGACGTCATTGCGTTGGTCCTAACACTGTTTTTCCTGCCCCAGTTTAAAAAGACTCCGAGCGCAGAAGACAGCACCGAGCAGTCCTTGGGTATTGGGCGCACGCTGTTGTCATGGTTTACGGCCTTGTCGGATCCTAAACTACTTCTTCTCGTCATCTTCTTCTTGTCGGCAGCCATGAGTCAGGGCATTCTCTTCGCAGACTACACAAAG GCATTCATCAGCTGTTCTCTAGGTGTCTCTATGGTGGGGTACGTGATGGCGTGTCATGGCGTTGTCACTGCTGTTGTTGCCATCGTTACCAGCCAAGCAGCTAAATACACTGGGAGATATGTGTTGTTTGGCGCCTCCATCGTATGCAACGCCGCCATGCTCTTGACGTTGGTCCTATGGAAACCGAGGAGCGATTTCATTGGGCCAATTTTCATCATACCTTCACTGTGGGGGATAGCTATTGGAATATTTCACACACAGTTTAACa CTCTGGTTGGCATGATGTTCCCCGAGAAACAGGAAGCAGCATTCGCCAATTTCCACACATGGAACGCCATCGGTTTCACGATCACTTTCGCCTACGGCGGTGCGTTGTGCGTGCGCGCCAAACTGTACGTGTGTCTTGCGCTATTCGCGCTCGGAAGTCTGGGATACTTCCTGGCAGAGATCATCTTCCTCCGACAAACGCGCGAAGCACGTAAAGAGAACTCAC GGAGGAGAGTGGAAATCTGTTCTGATTTCTTCAGATATGTCACCACTCAATGTTTGTATGTCCTAAACATATCGCCTGGAACCTATACGG GCTTGCGCAAGTTACCTGCTGGATGCGGAGTTTTTGTAGTGTCTGGTTGA